The Nyctibius grandis isolate bNycGra1 chromosome 3, bNycGra1.pri, whole genome shotgun sequence genome window below encodes:
- the ID4 gene encoding DNA-binding protein inhibitor ID-4 isoform X1, whose translation MKAVSPVRHPSRKAQPGVAGGGGGHPALRCLAEHSGCKGGPPSGEEPAALCLQCDMNDCYSRLRKLVPTIPPNKRVSKVEILQHVIDYILDLQLALETHPALLRQQQSPALHPGSCPSGTPRTPLTALNTDPAGSVNKPGDSILCR comes from the exons ATGAAAGCCGTGAGTCCCGTCCGGCACCCCAGCCGCAAGGCGCAGCCCGGCgtggcgggcgggggcgggggacACCCGGCCCTGCGGTGCCTGGCCGAGCATAGCGGCTGCAAGGGGGGCCCGCCGTCGGGCGAGGAGCCGGCGGCGCTGTGCCTGCAGTGCGATATGAATGACTGTTACAGCCGGCTGAGGAAGCTGGTGCCCACCATCCCGCCCAACAAGAGGGTCAGCAAAGTGGAGATCCTGCAGCATGTCATCGACTACATCCTCGACCTGCAGCTGGCTCTGGAGACGCACCCGGCGCTGCTCCGGCAGCAGCAGTCGCCCGCCCTGCACCCGGGCAGCTGTCCTTCGGGCACCCCCAGGACCCCGCTGACAGCCCTCAACACTGACCCG GCTGGCTCTGTTAACAAGCCGGGCGACAGCATCCTCTGCCGCTGA
- the ID4 gene encoding DNA-binding protein inhibitor ID-4 isoform X2 translates to MKAVSPVRHPSRKAQPGVAGGGGGHPALRCLAEHSGCKGGPPSGEEPAALCLQCDMNDCYSRLRKLVPTIPPNKRVSKVEILQHVIDYILDLQLALETHPALLRQQQSPALHPGSCPSGTPRTPLTALNTDPVRGWLC, encoded by the exons ATGAAAGCCGTGAGTCCCGTCCGGCACCCCAGCCGCAAGGCGCAGCCCGGCgtggcgggcgggggcgggggacACCCGGCCCTGCGGTGCCTGGCCGAGCATAGCGGCTGCAAGGGGGGCCCGCCGTCGGGCGAGGAGCCGGCGGCGCTGTGCCTGCAGTGCGATATGAATGACTGTTACAGCCGGCTGAGGAAGCTGGTGCCCACCATCCCGCCCAACAAGAGGGTCAGCAAAGTGGAGATCCTGCAGCATGTCATCGACTACATCCTCGACCTGCAGCTGGCTCTGGAGACGCACCCGGCGCTGCTCCGGCAGCAGCAGTCGCCCGCCCTGCACCCGGGCAGCTGTCCTTCGGGCACCCCCAGGACCCCGCTGACAGCCCTCAACACTGACCCGGTAAGAG GCTGGCTCTGTTAA